A region from the Natronoarchaeum mannanilyticum genome encodes:
- a CDS encoding GNAT family N-acetyltransferase, whose translation MSDRIYPDEAASGFPEPPVEFEDREGRTIEVRAYESGDEEALVEMYDAFDPADRAQGIPPSTEERIRDWLELIVDEGHNVIAWHDDAVAGHATLVPDGAEAYELAIFVTQEYQRAGIGGRLIRALLGYGASQDVQHVWLTVERWNRAAVALYEDVGFERSGTESFELEMSLRLD comes from the coding sequence ATGAGCGACCGAATCTACCCCGACGAGGCCGCGAGCGGGTTCCCCGAGCCTCCCGTCGAGTTCGAGGACCGCGAGGGACGCACGATCGAGGTCCGGGCCTACGAGTCGGGCGACGAGGAAGCCCTGGTCGAGATGTACGACGCGTTCGACCCGGCCGACCGCGCCCAGGGGATCCCGCCGTCGACCGAGGAGCGGATCCGCGACTGGCTGGAGCTGATCGTCGACGAGGGGCACAACGTGATCGCCTGGCACGACGACGCCGTCGCCGGGCACGCGACGCTGGTTCCCGACGGCGCCGAGGCGTACGAGCTGGCGATCTTCGTCACCCAGGAGTACCAGCGCGCCGGCATCGGCGGGCGACTGATCCGCGCGCTGCTGGGATACGGCGCGAGCCAGGACGTCCAGCACGTCTGGCTGACCGTCGAGCGCTGGAACCGGGCGGCCGTCGCGCTGTACGAGGACGTCGGGTTCGAGCGCAGCGGCACCGAGAGCTTCGAGCTGGAGATGTCGCTCCGGCTTGACTGA
- a CDS encoding universal stress protein yields the protein MNANELDAAGDPLSVERVLVPVDGSDESTRAVEYAVAIADRYDAAVSAVYVVGEDVVRGLESGDLDEDDVAENNQAYLETVSEIGAEEGVPVDTTIAFGFSTRRKTRHPGSVVLDVAEEVEADFLVIPRESHTDDEPDVLEKAAEYTLLYASQPVLSV from the coding sequence ATGAACGCGAACGAGCTAGACGCCGCCGGCGACCCCCTCTCGGTCGAGCGCGTGCTCGTCCCGGTCGACGGCAGCGACGAGTCGACCCGCGCCGTCGAGTACGCCGTCGCGATCGCAGACCGGTACGACGCCGCGGTGTCCGCGGTGTACGTGGTCGGCGAGGACGTCGTGCGCGGCCTCGAAAGCGGCGATCTCGACGAGGACGACGTGGCGGAGAACAACCAGGCGTACCTGGAGACGGTGTCGGAGATCGGTGCCGAGGAGGGCGTCCCGGTCGACACGACGATCGCCTTCGGCTTCTCGACCCGTCGGAAGACCCGCCACCCCGGCAGCGTCGTCCTCGACGTCGCCGAGGAGGTCGAGGCGGACTTCCTGGTGATCCCCCGCGAGTCCCACACTGACGACGAGCCGGACGTGCTGGAGAAAGCTGCGGAGTACACGCTGCTGTACGCCAGCCAGCCGGTTCTTTCGGTGTAA
- a CDS encoding universal stress protein produces the protein MIDTVVVATDGSASVERAVDVALDLATRFDAEVHALYVIDESEVDGSPEELRDELRDALEEKGQDALDAVRERTDREIVTDVREGRPAVEISNYAREQDADVVATGTRGRHGEHRFLLGSVAERVVRSCPVPVLSVRQLA, from the coding sequence ATGATCGATACGGTCGTCGTCGCCACCGACGGGTCCGCGAGCGTCGAGCGCGCGGTCGACGTCGCGCTCGACCTGGCAACCCGGTTCGACGCCGAAGTCCACGCGCTGTACGTGATCGACGAGAGCGAAGTCGACGGGTCGCCCGAGGAGTTGCGCGACGAGCTGCGCGACGCGCTCGAAGAGAAAGGGCAGGACGCGCTCGACGCGGTGCGCGAGCGGACCGACCGCGAGATCGTCACCGACGTGCGCGAGGGGCGGCCCGCGGTCGAGATCTCGAACTACGCGCGCGAGCAGGACGCCGACGTCGTCGCGACCGGCACGCGCGGGCGCCACGGCGAGCACCGCTTCCTGCTCGGCAGCGTCGCCGAGCGCGTGGTGCGCTCCTGTCCGGTGCCCGTGCTGTCGGTGCGCCAGCTCGCCTGA
- a CDS encoding recombinase RecJ, with protein MDDDLIDDEELAAPRKSVLPGEGFFVPDSFEEDLEEQEAAEALEGAEVAVVADPDADGLACVALLREVYGEAALVPAGPHDLEEGMEYVAEYGEDGIRAFVCDLCPDKFEYVDEELAALSERASEVRWFDHHQWDDDVAAAVRDAGVELVVGESDEECTADVALRELDHEFPRRFRELAAVTRDHDLWIREDPRSDDLADYSYWSEPEEYVATVLEHGPDLPEDVLAFLEEQRVEKEDLIERAVARAEYEEIGPWTVGVTYGRCSQNEVAEAMREDGADASVIVKPAGSASIRGTDGFELCHEVAGQVNGGGHPKAAGCKPDIYDDMLDYANHWTSRGATTKQVILDAFRNVVPEDYEDEEKDSSADDE; from the coding sequence ATGGACGACGATCTCATCGACGACGAGGAGCTCGCCGCGCCGCGCAAGTCCGTGCTGCCCGGCGAGGGCTTTTTCGTCCCCGACTCGTTCGAGGAGGACTTAGAGGAGCAGGAGGCAGCCGAGGCGCTCGAGGGCGCCGAAGTCGCCGTAGTGGCTGATCCGGACGCCGACGGGCTGGCCTGCGTCGCCCTGCTCCGCGAAGTGTACGGCGAGGCCGCGCTCGTACCCGCCGGCCCCCACGACCTCGAAGAGGGGATGGAGTACGTCGCCGAGTACGGCGAGGACGGCATCCGCGCGTTCGTCTGCGACCTCTGTCCCGACAAGTTCGAGTACGTCGACGAGGAGCTCGCCGCGCTGTCCGAGCGCGCGAGCGAGGTGCGCTGGTTCGACCACCACCAGTGGGACGACGACGTCGCCGCCGCGGTGCGCGACGCCGGCGTCGAGCTGGTCGTCGGCGAGTCCGACGAGGAGTGTACGGCCGACGTGGCGCTCCGCGAACTCGACCACGAGTTCCCGCGGCGCTTCCGCGAGCTCGCCGCCGTCACGCGGGACCACGACCTCTGGATTCGCGAGGACCCTCGCAGCGACGATCTGGCGGACTACTCCTACTGGTCGGAGCCCGAGGAGTACGTCGCGACGGTGCTCGAGCACGGACCCGACCTCCCGGAGGACGTGCTGGCGTTCCTCGAGGAACAGCGCGTCGAGAAGGAGGACCTGATCGAGCGAGCGGTCGCCCGCGCCGAGTACGAGGAGATCGGTCCGTGGACGGTCGGGGTCACCTACGGCCGCTGCTCGCAAAACGAGGTCGCGGAAGCGATGCGCGAGGACGGCGCCGACGCCTCCGTGATCGTCAAACCGGCGGGCTCGGCGTCGATCCGCGGCACGGACGGCTTCGAGCTGTGCCACGAGGTCGCCGGCCAGGTCAACGGCGGCGGCCACCCGAAGGCGGCGGGCTGCAAGCCCGACATCTACGACGACATGCTCGACTACGCCAACCACTGGACCTCCCGAGGCGCCACGACGAAACAGGTGATCCTCGACGCGTTCCGGAACGTCGTTCCGGAGGACTACGAGGACGAAGAAAAGGACTCCTCGGCCGACGACGAGTAG
- a CDS encoding DUF5807 family protein: MTDARKEFLAGQRPEDVAFYVADDAVDDPSTLDEYGERVADGTLIVVEGEAGRSAFQAATGTDAMGFAKQAMGAEGEIHEDLTGGACPDADGGDADGGDADDSDADGHEARFVFAFAEEQNEDVGGLYGEGDVIHAYAQCACGAAYSHKWVAGER, encoded by the coding sequence ATGACCGACGCTCGCAAGGAGTTTCTGGCCGGACAGCGCCCCGAGGACGTCGCCTTCTACGTCGCGGACGACGCCGTCGACGACCCCTCGACGCTCGACGAGTACGGCGAGCGCGTCGCCGACGGGACGCTGATCGTCGTCGAGGGCGAGGCGGGCCGCAGCGCCTTTCAGGCCGCCACGGGCACCGACGCGATGGGCTTCGCCAAGCAGGCGATGGGGGCGGAGGGCGAGATCCACGAGGATCTCACCGGTGGCGCGTGTCCGGACGCCGACGGCGGGGACGCCGATGGTGGTGACGCCGACGATAGTGATGCCGACGGCCACGAAGCGCGGTTCGTCTTCGCGTTCGCCGAAGAACAGAACGAGGACGTCGGCGGCCTCTACGGCGAGGGCGACGTGATCCACGCGTACGCCCAGTGCGCCTGTGGCGCCGCGTACTCCCACAAGTGGGTCGCCGGCGAGCGGTAA
- a CDS encoding HalOD1 output domain-containing protein, which produces MDGTHSSAARATSADESPSAGPRSYDVPDGESPSRTVVTAVADALDVDPLSLPPLYDAIDPDALDAFLDSIEGSDHRLTFSYAGVSVEFDGASRLWISRA; this is translated from the coding sequence ATGGATGGAACACACAGCAGCGCCGCCCGAGCGACCTCCGCAGACGAATCTCCCTCCGCCGGCCCCCGATCGTACGACGTCCCCGACGGCGAGTCGCCAAGCCGAACGGTCGTCACGGCGGTCGCCGACGCGCTCGACGTCGATCCGCTGTCGCTGCCGCCGCTGTACGACGCGATCGACCCGGACGCGCTCGATGCCTTTCTCGACTCGATAGAGGGATCGGATCACCGCCTGACGTTCTCCTACGCCGGCGTGTCCGTCGAGTTCGACGGTGCGAGCCGCCTGTGGATCAGTCGAGCGTGA
- a CDS encoding single-stranded DNA binding protein — protein MGAIEDVYEDLDADVDLEKFREAVEAKVDQMGGLADEETAAMLVAHEVNDEEVNGIADIEPGMEEVKFIAKVIDVGELRTFERDDEEQPEGQVINVEVADETGSLRAAFWDERAEAVKNELEEGDVLRIKGRPKEGFNGIEVSVDDAEPDDDVEVDVAITDTYRVEDLSLGLSDVDLAGLVLDTESVRTFDRDDGSEGKVANLVLGDPTGKIRVTMWDERADRAEEIEPGTSVEVVDGYVRERDGSLELHVGDRGAVEEIDEEIEYEPERTPIDTVEMGQTVDLAGVVRSADPKRTFDRDDGSEGQVRNIRVQDDSGDIRVALWGEKADKEIAPGDEVALADVEIQDGWQDDLEASAGWQSTVTVLEDASIDAGGAGEGAGGSSADSGADQTLGSFEDGGSAGGDDAAAASDADGGASADASASGGDGADAGGETAVAANGGGGAALADGEQTEFTGTVVQAGDPVVLDDGEETISVETDADVHLGQEVTARGELRDGRLDADDVF, from the coding sequence ATGGGAGCTATCGAGGACGTATACGAAGACCTCGACGCCGACGTGGACCTGGAAAAGTTCCGGGAGGCCGTCGAGGCCAAGGTCGACCAGATGGGCGGGCTGGCCGACGAGGAGACCGCGGCGATGCTCGTCGCCCACGAGGTCAACGACGAGGAGGTCAACGGCATCGCCGACATCGAGCCGGGGATGGAGGAAGTGAAGTTCATCGCCAAGGTGATCGACGTCGGGGAGCTGCGCACGTTCGAGCGCGACGACGAAGAACAACCCGAGGGGCAGGTGATCAACGTCGAAGTCGCCGACGAGACGGGGAGCCTGCGGGCGGCGTTCTGGGACGAGCGCGCGGAAGCCGTCAAGAACGAACTCGAGGAGGGCGACGTGCTGCGCATCAAGGGCCGGCCCAAGGAGGGGTTCAACGGGATCGAGGTCAGCGTCGACGACGCCGAGCCCGACGACGACGTCGAGGTCGACGTCGCGATCACCGACACCTACCGGGTCGAGGATCTCTCACTCGGGCTCTCGGACGTCGACCTGGCCGGGCTGGTGCTCGACACCGAGTCCGTCCGGACGTTCGACCGCGACGACGGCAGCGAGGGGAAGGTCGCGAACCTCGTGCTCGGCGACCCGACGGGGAAGATTCGCGTGACGATGTGGGACGAGCGCGCCGATCGCGCCGAGGAGATCGAGCCCGGCACCTCCGTCGAGGTCGTCGACGGCTACGTCCGGGAGCGCGACGGCTCGCTGGAACTGCACGTCGGCGATCGGGGCGCCGTCGAGGAGATCGACGAGGAGATCGAGTACGAGCCCGAGCGGACGCCGATCGACACCGTCGAGATGGGCCAGACTGTCGATCTCGCCGGCGTCGTCCGCTCCGCGGACCCCAAGCGAACCTTCGACCGCGACGACGGCAGCGAGGGGCAGGTCCGGAACATCCGCGTGCAGGACGACAGCGGCGACATCCGCGTCGCGCTGTGGGGCGAGAAGGCCGACAAGGAGATCGCGCCGGGCGACGAGGTCGCGCTGGCCGACGTGGAGATCCAGGACGGCTGGCAGGACGACCTCGAAGCGTCGGCGGGCTGGCAGTCGACGGTCACGGTGCTCGAGGACGCCTCGATCGACGCCGGCGGAGCGGGCGAGGGCGCAGGCGGTTCGAGCGCCGACAGCGGCGCCGACCAGACGCTCGGCTCGTTCGAGGACGGCGGCAGCGCAGGCGGCGACGACGCGGCCGCCGCGTCGGACGCCGACGGCGGGGCGAGCGCGGACGCGTCGGCGTCCGGCGGCGACGGAGCGGACGCCGGCGGCGAGACCGCGGTCGCGGCCAACGGCGGCGGCGGCGCGGCGCTCGCGGACGGCGAGCAAACCGAGTTCACGGGAACCGTCGTGCAGGCCGGCGACCCCGTGGTGCTGGACGACGGCGAGGAGACGATCAGCGTCGAGACCGACGCCGACGTCCACCTCGGCCAGGAAGTGACCGCGCGCGGCGAACTCCGGGACGGCCGGCTGGACGCCGACGACGTGTTCTGA
- a CDS encoding histone gives MSVELPFAPVDTIIRRNAGELRVSAEAAEELAHRIQLRGAELAEDAADRATEDGRKTLMAEDFGVENVVDKDDLTLPIAPIDRIARIDIDDSYRVAMDARIALADILEDYADNVAAAAATLARHADRRTVKAEDIQTYFELFE, from the coding sequence ATGAGCGTCGAGTTACCGTTTGCGCCCGTGGACACGATCATCCGTCGGAACGCAGGCGAGTTGCGCGTCAGCGCCGAGGCCGCCGAGGAGCTCGCCCACCGGATCCAGCTTCGCGGCGCCGAGCTGGCCGAGGACGCCGCCGACCGCGCGACCGAGGACGGGCGCAAGACGCTGATGGCCGAGGATTTCGGCGTCGAGAACGTCGTCGACAAGGACGACCTGACGCTCCCGATCGCGCCGATCGACCGCATCGCGCGCATCGACATCGACGACTCCTACCGCGTCGCGATGGACGCCAGGATCGCGCTGGCCGACATCTTAGAGGACTACGCCGACAACGTCGCAGCCGCGGCGGCGACGCTCGCGAGACACGCCGACCGGCGAACAGTCAAGGCCGAGGACATCCAAACGTACTTCGAGCTGTTCGAATGA
- a CDS encoding histone deacetylase, giving the protein MRFGYSETCLDHDTGDRHPETPDRLRAIREGLKRKHGVEYVDADPADVETVKAIHDDDYVEEFREFCADGGGDWDPDTVAVEATWDAALQSAGLSAWAAERAMAGDRGRSTPFALGRPPGHHAVVDDAMGFCFVNNVAVAAQHALDETAAESVAIVDWDVHHGNGTQDIFYERDDVFFCSTHEEGIYPGTGGTGETGSGDGEGTTLNLPLPAGAGDAEFAAAFERAVEPAVEAFDPDLLLVSAGFDAHRHDPISRLRVSTDGYGVLTGQLRSLADRTDAALAFVLEGGYGLDVLAEGVAMVHEVFDGLDPVQPDGDVDEDVEELLTGLRSRHPLLTGT; this is encoded by the coding sequence ATGAGATTCGGCTACAGCGAGACGTGCCTCGACCACGACACCGGCGACCGCCACCCCGAGACGCCGGACCGCCTGCGCGCGATCCGCGAGGGGCTCAAGCGCAAGCACGGCGTCGAGTACGTCGACGCCGATCCGGCCGACGTCGAGACGGTGAAAGCGATCCACGACGACGACTACGTCGAGGAGTTCCGCGAGTTCTGCGCCGACGGCGGCGGCGACTGGGACCCCGACACCGTCGCCGTCGAGGCGACGTGGGACGCTGCGCTCCAGAGCGCCGGGCTCTCGGCGTGGGCAGCCGAGCGCGCGATGGCCGGTGATCGCGGCCGCTCGACGCCGTTCGCGCTCGGGCGCCCGCCGGGCCACCACGCCGTCGTCGACGACGCCATGGGGTTTTGTTTCGTGAACAACGTCGCCGTGGCGGCCCAGCACGCCCTCGACGAGACGGCGGCCGAATCGGTCGCGATCGTCGACTGGGACGTCCACCACGGCAACGGGACGCAGGACATCTTCTACGAGCGCGACGACGTCTTCTTCTGCTCGACGCACGAGGAAGGGATCTATCCGGGGACGGGCGGCACCGGCGAGACGGGGTCCGGCGACGGCGAGGGAACGACGCTGAACCTCCCGCTGCCCGCGGGCGCCGGCGACGCCGAGTTCGCCGCCGCGTTCGAGCGGGCCGTCGAGCCGGCCGTCGAGGCGTTCGACCCCGATCTGTTGCTGGTGAGCGCCGGCTTCGACGCCCACCGCCACGACCCGATCTCGCGGCTGCGCGTCTCGACCGACGGATACGGCGTTCTCACCGGCCAACTGCGGAGTCTCGCGGATCGGACCGACGCCGCGCTCGCCTTCGTCCTCGAAGGCGGGTACGGGCTCGACGTGCTCGCGGAGGGCGTCGCGATGGTCCACGAAGTGTTCGACGGGCTCGACCCCGTCCAGCCCGACGGCGACGTCGACGAGGACGTCGAGGAGCTGCTGACGGGGCTGCGCTCGCGACACCCGCTGCTGACCGGCACGTAG
- the cca gene encoding CCA tRNA nucleotidyltransferase, producing MSDAEDFEAAVAAVREEIDPSPAERERMESVADELRERAERAIAALPVDADVLQVGSTARGTWISGDRDVDVFVRFPTDLDREELEEYGLEVGHSVLPEGHEEYAEHPYVKGSVDGFDVDLVPCYDVDDAAAIRSAVDRTPFHTEYVAERLDDDLAADVRLAKQFLTGIGAYGSDLRTRGFSGYLTELLVLEYGGFRELVEAAAEWHPPVELDPEGHAAETFDDPLVVIDPTDPGRNVAAVLSAENVARLQHYARDLLDDPREELFFPDEPDRFSPDDVEAAIDDRETTPVAIRFAAPDVVEDQLYPQLARSLDGVAEDLDRRGFDVMRSTAFADERAVLLAELGVAERPTIERHEGPPVHVRDHATGFYEKYADDPDAYGPFIEDGRYVVEREREFHTAAAFLHSDRLLDVRLGTHVESALEDDYDVLVGEEIAALAEEFGVELARYFDPEP from the coding sequence ATGAGCGACGCCGAGGACTTCGAGGCCGCCGTCGCCGCGGTGCGCGAGGAGATCGACCCGTCGCCGGCGGAGCGCGAGCGGATGGAGTCGGTCGCCGACGAGCTCCGCGAGCGCGCCGAGCGCGCCATCGCGGCGCTGCCGGTCGACGCCGACGTGCTGCAGGTCGGCAGCACGGCCCGGGGGACGTGGATCAGCGGCGACCGGGACGTCGACGTGTTCGTCCGGTTCCCGACCGATCTCGACCGCGAGGAACTCGAGGAGTACGGCCTCGAGGTCGGCCACAGCGTCCTGCCGGAGGGCCACGAGGAGTACGCCGAGCACCCCTACGTCAAGGGCAGCGTCGACGGGTTCGACGTCGATCTGGTGCCGTGTTACGACGTCGACGACGCCGCGGCGATCCGGTCGGCCGTCGACCGGACGCCGTTCCACACCGAGTACGTCGCCGAGCGCCTCGACGACGACCTCGCCGCGGACGTTCGGCTCGCCAAGCAGTTCCTGACGGGGATCGGCGCGTACGGCAGCGACCTCCGGACCCGGGGGTTCAGCGGCTACCTCACCGAACTGCTCGTGCTGGAGTACGGCGGCTTCCGCGAGCTCGTCGAGGCCGCCGCCGAGTGGCATCCGCCGGTCGAACTCGACCCCGAGGGCCACGCCGCGGAGACGTTCGACGACCCGCTGGTCGTGATCGACCCGACCGACCCCGGTCGCAACGTCGCGGCGGTGCTGTCGGCCGAGAACGTCGCCCGCCTGCAGCACTACGCGCGCGATCTGCTCGACGACCCGCGCGAGGAGCTGTTTTTCCCCGACGAGCCCGACCGCTTTTCGCCCGACGACGTCGAAGCCGCTATCGACGATCGGGAAACGACGCCCGTCGCGATCCGGTTCGCGGCGCCCGACGTCGTGGAGGACCAGCTCTACCCGCAGCTCGCGCGTTCGCTCGACGGCGTCGCCGAGGACCTCGACCGGCGCGGGTTCGACGTGATGCGCTCGACGGCGTTCGCCGACGAGCGGGCCGTCCTGCTGGCCGAACTCGGCGTCGCAGAGCGGCCGACGATCGAGCGCCACGAGGGGCCGCCGGTCCACGTGCGAGACCACGCGACCGGCTTCTACGAGAAGTACGCCGACGATCCGGACGCCTACGGGCCGTTCATCGAGGACGGTCGCTACGTCGTGGAGCGGGAGCGGGAGTTCCACACCGCCGCGGCGTTCCTGCACAGCGACCGGCTGCTCGACGTCCGCCTCGGGACGCACGTCGAAAGCGCCCTCGAAGACGACTACGACGTGCTGGTCGGCGAGGAGATCGCGGCGCTGGCCGAGGAGTTCGGCGTCGAACTGGCGCGGTACTTCGATCCCGAACCCTGA
- a CDS encoding DUF7563 family protein, translating to MTIVRWSSSRSTDCLNCEAHVSGDFRRVYGDADDQAHRCPQCDTWVRLFEGSAAGLDVRTPDPETSPGRHGNDPAEGWSA from the coding sequence GTGACGATCGTCCGCTGGTCGTCATCCCGTAGTACTGACTGCCTCAACTGTGAGGCCCACGTCTCAGGCGACTTCCGGCGGGTCTACGGCGACGCCGACGACCAGGCCCACCGTTGTCCACAGTGTGATACGTGGGTGCGGCTCTTCGAGGGGAGCGCTGCCGGGCTCGATGTTCGGACGCCGGACCCTGAAACGTCGCCCGGTCGTCACGGGAACGATCCAGCCGAGGGGTGGTCGGCGTGA
- a CDS encoding DUF4326 domain-containing protein, giving the protein MSRVPPEFQQRFDDSGDFDAAARYVRRNPETTVAEVLGRFELDLDKRDEVATLLEEIDVDSDTPPTRVGHCKVDDCDVYGGRSTSQGRIRHFGNTEIGERGWLGNPLVHEGGARDEHHAQDDVTVVATREEAVARFADLFLDAVDASHELRRTLYEDVRGGVLGGWCQSVDDDGPACHLEVVAEVADAISKRGGSE; this is encoded by the coding sequence GTGAGCCGCGTTCCCCCGGAGTTCCAACAGCGGTTCGATGATAGCGGCGACTTCGACGCCGCAGCGCGGTACGTCCGCCGAAATCCCGAGACAACCGTCGCCGAAGTTCTCGGTCGGTTCGAGCTGGATCTCGACAAGCGAGACGAGGTCGCTACGCTCCTGGAAGAGATCGACGTCGATTCCGATACCCCGCCGACGCGCGTCGGCCACTGCAAAGTCGACGATTGCGACGTGTACGGCGGTCGGTCGACGAGTCAGGGACGGATTCGCCACTTCGGGAACACCGAGATCGGCGAACGCGGGTGGCTCGGAAATCCGCTCGTCCACGAGGGCGGTGCCCGCGACGAGCACCACGCCCAAGACGACGTGACCGTTGTCGCGACGCGCGAGGAAGCTGTCGCCCGGTTCGCCGACCTGTTCCTCGACGCCGTCGACGCCAGCCACGAGCTGCGCCGGACGCTCTACGAGGACGTTCGCGGTGGCGTGCTCGGAGGGTGGTGCCAGTCCGTCGACGACGATGGACCGGCGTGCCACCTGGAGGTCGTCGCCGAGGTCGCCGACGCGATCTCGAAGCGAGGTGGATCCGAGTGA